A window of Haloarchaeobius litoreus contains these coding sequences:
- a CDS encoding DUF7554 family protein, translated as MFDGIDDRADIEAESLLLVILGLVVVWIALEIVGELLGLLGWLLGPFRPVLGLAIVVIIVLWLTDRL; from the coding sequence ATGTTCGATGGAATCGACGACAGAGCCGACATCGAGGCCGAATCGCTCCTGCTGGTCATCCTCGGCCTCGTCGTGGTCTGGATCGCACTGGAGATCGTCGGCGAGCTGCTCGGCCTGCTCGGCTGGCTGCTCGGCCCGTTCAGGCCCGTGCTCGGGCTGGCCATCGTCGTCATCATCGTCCTCTGGCTGACCGACCGGCTCTGA
- a CDS encoding 2'-5' RNA ligase family protein yields MFSLNVPVPGSVSRLAHELQPALFGFERVRDEHTLLAKRIGDPDHFDARTHEVRRALRGQPAFEAQVTGVDYFERPTVGTAPVVYLAVESPGLLELHESLVDEFGAIDGLEGEDYTPHVTLARDGDMASAERAAAQDLEPVTWTVNELEFFDSKYREVAGRISLPA; encoded by the coding sequence GTGTTCAGCCTGAACGTCCCGGTCCCCGGCTCCGTCTCCCGGCTCGCCCACGAGCTCCAGCCGGCGCTGTTCGGCTTCGAACGCGTCCGCGACGAGCACACCCTGCTGGCCAAGCGCATCGGCGACCCGGACCACTTCGACGCCCGCACCCACGAGGTCCGCCGCGCCCTCCGCGGCCAGCCCGCCTTCGAGGCCCAGGTTACGGGCGTCGACTACTTCGAGCGCCCGACCGTCGGCACCGCGCCCGTCGTCTACCTCGCCGTCGAGAGCCCCGGCCTGCTGGAGCTGCACGAGTCACTGGTCGACGAGTTCGGGGCCATCGACGGGCTGGAGGGCGAGGACTACACGCCCCACGTCACGCTGGCCCGCGACGGCGATATGGCGAGCGCCGAGCGTGCGGCGGCGCAGGACCTCGAACCCGTGACGTGGACGGTGAACGAGCTGGAGTTCTTCGACTCGAAGTACCGGGAGGTCGCCGGGCGGATCTCGTTGCCCGCCTGA